The genomic segment tggtggccatgttaaaacaggtggtgaccatgttaaaacaggtggtgaccatgttaaaacaggtccatgttaaaacaggtggtgaccatgttaaaacaggtccatgttaaaacaggtggtgaccatgttaaaacaggtccatgttaaaacaggtggtgaccatggtcAAACAGGTggtgtccatgttaaaacaggtggtgaccatgttaaaacagatgctgaccatgttaaaacaggtgctgaccatgctAAAATAGGCgctgaccatgtttaaacaggtgctgaccatgtactAAAAtgggtgctgaccatgttaaaacaggtggtgaccatgttaaaacaggtggtgaccatgttgaaacaggtggtgaccaacAGGTGCTGCGGAAAGTGCAGCCTCCATCTATGAATGCTCCtgatgtttgatgatgtcatATTCTGTCTGCTCAGGTGAGCGTCTCACCTCGGTCTCGTCGCAGACGGAGAAAGTGAAACTCTGGAGGATCTCGACCATGGACAGTTTGATCATGATCAGGGCGAAGCGCATCCCGATACAGTTCCTGGGCCCCGCCCCAAATGGCATGTACGTGTACGGATCAATAGACTCCTTGTTCTCCTTACTGAACCTGGACAGGGGGAGGGCAGACACATTACACATTGTATTGTAGTTGATTTGTGGTTGTGGTTCAGTCAATATTACACATTGTATTGTAGTTGATTTGTGGTTGTGGTTCAGTCAATATTACACATTGTATTGTAGTTGAtttgtggttgtgtttcagaCACATTAAACATTGTGTTGTAGTTGATTTGTGGTTGTGGTTCAGACACATTAAACATTGTTTTGTAGTTGATTTGTGGTTGTGGTTCAGACACAACACATTGCACTACAGTATTATAATGCACTGTCGTTGTGGTTAGCAAAATGAAAAAAATgctattgtttttgtattgtggttagGTTATGGTTGAATTGTAGTTGTACTGTGGTTTAAGGTTGTGTCATGGTTAGATTGTGGTTACGGTGCAGTCAGTACCTCTCTGGTTTGAACTCCTCAGGGTCGGACCAGATCTCTGGGTCACGGTGGAGGGTCCACGTGGGAACCAGGACAACGCAGTCTTTGGGGATGATGATGCCGTTAATCTCCACCGTCTTCTTGGCGACCCTCTCCAGTCGCGGTGAGATGGGGTACAGTCTCAGAGACTCGTTCAACACACAGTCCAAATAGTCCATCTGCATCAGAGCTTCGTACTGGATTGGAGCCTGCACCGTGGTTACATACAAATCAGTACCTCACCTCATCTGACACCGGGGATACACACACATCAGTACCTCACCCCATCTGACACCGGGGATACACACACATCACTACCTCACCCCATCTGACACCGGGGTTACACACACATCAGTAcctcaatatacagtgccttgcaaaagtattcggcccccttgaactttgcgaccttttgccacatttcaggcttcaaacataaagatataaaactgtatttttttgtgaagaatcaacaacaagtgggacacaatcgtgaagtggaacaacatttattggatatttcaaacttttttaacaaatcaaaaactgaaaaattgggcatgcaaaattattcagcccccttaagttaatactttgtagcgccaccttttgctgcgattacagctgtaagtcgcttggggtatgtctctatcagttttgcacatcgaaagactgaaattctttcccattcctccttgcaaaacagctcgagctcagtgaggttggatggagagcatttgtgaacagcagttttcagttctttccacagattctcgattggattcaggtctggactttgacttggccattctaacacctggatatgtttttttttaaccattccattgtagattttgctttatgttttggatcattgtctttttggaagacaaatctccgtcccagtctcaggtcttttgcagactccatcaggttttcttccagaatggtcctgtatttggctccatccatcttcccatcaattttaaccatcttccctatccctgctgaagaaaagcaggcccaaaccatgatgctgccaccaccatgtttgacagtggagatggtgtgttcagggtgatgagctgtgttgcttttacgccaaacataacgttttgcattgttgccaaaaagttcaattttggtttcatctgaccagagcaccttcttccacatgtttggtgtgtctcccaggtggcttgtggcaaactttaaacaacactttttatggatatctttaagaaatgactttcttcttgccactcttccataaaggccagatttgtgcaatatacgactgattgttgtcctatggacagagtgtcccacctcagctgtagatctctgcagttcatccagagtgatcatgggcctcttggctgcatctctgaacagtcttctccttgtatgagctgaaagtttagagggaaggccaggtcttggtagatttgcagtggtctgatactccttccatttcaatattatcgcttgcacagtgctccttgggatgtttaaagcttgggaaatctttttgtatccaaatccagctttaaacttcttcacaacagtatctcggacctgcctggtgtgttccttgttcttcatgatgctctctgcggagacttgattacacacaggtggattgtatttatcatcattagtcatttaggtcaacattggatcattcagagatcctcactgaacttctggagagagtttgctgcactgaaagtaaaggggctgaataattttgtttttgatttgttaaaaaagtttgaaatatccaaaaaatgttgttccactttatgattgtgtcccacttgttgattcttcacaaaaaaatacagttttacatctttatgtttgaagcctgaaatgtggcaaaaggtcgcaaagttcaagggggccgaatactttcgcaaggcactgtatctggcaCCCACACAGAATCTATCTCCACCTGTAGTTTGGTCATGGTGTGGGGGTTACCTTGTTGGGGAACACAGTATCTATCTCCTCCTGCAGTTTGGTCATGACGTGGGGATTGGTTGCCAGGTTATAGGCCAGGAAACTCATAGTACTGCTGCTGGTCTCGTAGCCGGCGAAGATGAAGATCATGGCCTGAGACAAGATCTCATGATCAGTCAGTcctgtggagggaggaggagggagagagagagagagagagagagagaagaatagtttacaggtgtgtgtttgtaactgTAGTtttcaggtgtgtgtttgtaacaggtgtgtgtttgttacaTTATTTTACCGGTGTGTGATTGTAACAATAGTTTCCAGGTGTGTGTTCGACAGGTACCTTTAGTCTGTTCCCCTCCTGTCTTTGTGTCGCTGCCTTTCTGAGAGTCGATCATCAGCTGTAAGAAATCCACCCGACTCTGGAAGCAGAAAGACATGAGGTCAAATCCATCCAATCACATCCAACACAAACAGATTCCActggatctggtccaatcacaaccatcaCAAACAGATTAttatggatctggtccaatcacaaccatcaCAAACAGATTCttatggatctggtccaatcacaaccaacaCAAACATATTCTTATGGAACTGGTCCAATCACATCCAACAGAAACAGATTCCACTGGATCGggtccaatcacaaccatcaCCAACATATTCttatggatctggtccaatcacaaccatcaCCAACATATTCttatggatctggtccaatcacaaccatcaCAAACCTATTCttatggatctggtccaatcacaaccatcaCAAACATATTCttatggatctggtccaatcacaaccatcaCAAACATATTCCActggatctggtccaatcacaaccaacaCAAACAGATTCCActggatctggtccaatcacaaccatcaCCAACATATTCttatggatctggtccaatcacaaccatcaCAAACATATTCTTCTGGATCTGCTCCAATCACATCCATCACAAACATATTCttatggatctggtccaatcacaaccatcacaaacataaacaaacaacataatcaaatataaatataaaacctGTTTACAGTTGAGTTCCCAGTGTCACGTCCAGATTTGATCTTAATCAGCGAAGCGTAAAAGAAGCCTGTCACCGCAGTCGGGAAGATAGAAAACTTCATCTTCTCCAAGATAGGACCAGTGAAGGGAAACAAacctggagaaggagaggaggggaggagaagaggagaggagaggaggacaggagaggagaggacaggagaggagaggagaggacaggacaggacaggacaggagaggagaggagaggagaggagaggagaggagaggagaggagaggagaggagaggagaggagaggagaggagaggagaggagaggagaggagaggagaggagaggagaggagaggagaggagaggagaggagaggagaggagaggagaggagaggagaggaggagagcaactATTTATTGAAAGGTGTACAACTTCATATGATTAAAAAGTACAATtctgcgtctgtgtgtgtctgtgcgtgtgttgtCTCACAGACTaggaggaacagtgggtttaaaaGGTCAAACTTGGTCATTTTCTTGACGTTGGAGACGAAGGGGTCTGAAGGGTTGTTCAGAGAGTCAATGTCCACACTGAAGGCTGTGCTGGTGACCACGTCCATACTGTATGGCCCAAAGAACCTGCAACACAACCACAATTACACAACTACTGATCACAACTACACAACTACTGACccatttctgctctcctgcgcctgacttccctgcagctGTTATTACTCCCTTACATATAAAAGGGCACACTTTTCGGCATTTGCTGTATAATCGATGAGAAACTCCATATTGCTAATGttcggtcccttactagacgttcGCAAATATTTGTAAAATTTGCAGACGGCGGCGGGCCGTGCACCGGGGCCAGATCTTCTGTGAAGTCATCGAACAAAGTATCTCGGAAATTCCACCAGATGTTGAATGGActcttattgcaaatgtacaaaacatcaccaatcactACATGACCATTTCTCCTAAACGGAAAAGACTTcgaagacgaaacttggtgagcataggtttggcataatgggctgTTAGCACCGAAACAAGATGGCGTCGAGGCCTCAACGCTTTTTGAGTTaaggccatttttctgggattagaAGTCAAAAATGAAAATTGAGCGCTAATTTGACCGCTTCACGTCAAAGTACATGAACCTACGGTGTCAGGAAAAAAGAACCATCATATCATAATTTAAGAGAGATTGTACAATGTacaattggtgatgttcaaatatatatatatatatttttttacgttTTTGATCCAGTGGAATGTTTAGACGAATCCGTTAAGGTGGGTTTCGGAATTCGTGATTTCTGATATTTTATGta from the Oncorhynchus kisutch isolate 150728-3 unplaced genomic scaffold, Okis_V2 scaffold2956, whole genome shotgun sequence genome contains:
- the LOC109879574 gene encoding cytochrome P450 3A27-like isoform X1, with amino-acid sequence MMSFLPYFSAETWTLLALLITLIVVIYDGRQPVLCTMDKSIIKTVLIKECYNIFINRRDFHLNGEMFDALSVAEDDTWRRIRSVLSPSFTSGRLKEMFGIMKQHSANLLNGMKKQADKDQTIEVKEFFGPYSMDVVTSTAFSVDIDSLNNPSDPFVSNVKKMTKFDLLNPLFLLVCLFPFTGPILEKMKFSIFPTAVTGFFYASLIKIKSGRDTGNSTSRVDFLQLMIDSQKGSDTKTGGEQTKGLTDHEILSQAMIFIFAGYETSSSTMSFLAYNLATNPHVMTKLQEEIDTVFPNKAPIQYEALMQMDYLDCVLNESLRLYPISPRLERVAKKTVEINGIIIPKDCVVLVPTWTLHRDPEIWSDPEEFKPERFSKENKESIDPYTYMPFGAGPRNCIGMRFALIMIKLSMVEILQSFTFSVCDETEIPLELDKQILLIPKRPIKLRLEPRSNTSSNTTTLNSPTT
- the LOC109879574 gene encoding cytochrome P450 3A27-like isoform X3 codes for the protein MDKSIIKTVLIKECYNIFINRRDFHLNGEMFDALSVAEDDTWRRIRSVLSPSFTSGRLKEMFGIMKQHSANLLNGMKKQADKDQTIEVKEFFGPYSMDVVTSTAFSVDIDSLNNPSDPFVSNVKKMTKFDLLNPLFLLVCLFPFTGPILEKMKFSIFPTAVTGFFYASLIKIKSGRDTGNSTSRVDFLQLMIDSQKGSDTKTGGEQTKGLTDHEILSQAMIFIFAGYETSSSTMSFLAYNLATNPHVMTKLQEEIDTVFPNKAPIQYEALMQMDYLDCVLNESLRLYPISPRLERVAKKTVEINGIIIPKDCVVLVPTWTLHRDPEIWSDPEEFKPERFSKENKESIDPYTYMPFGAGPRNCIGMRFALIMIKLSMVEILQSFTFSVCDETEIPLELDKQILLIPKRPIKLRLEPRSNTSSNTTTLNSPTT